DNA from Centroberyx gerrardi isolate f3 chromosome 20, fCenGer3.hap1.cur.20231027, whole genome shotgun sequence:
tactattattccaaaatgtggaaaatagtattGTGCTCTACTCCCTTCATCTATGCAGCAAAACTTAATTGCCAGATGTTGTATCTGGTCTGGTGTTTTCTGAGCGCATTCATCTCTCAGcacttccctctttctctccctctatcctttAGCCATTTGTGCTGACGGCAGCTACTACAAGTTCCTGTTCAACCAGAAAGGGGAGTGTTCCAGAGATGTCTACGCCCAGTTCCTGGAGATGACCGACGAGAAGatatgacctctgacccccctctGCAGACTCACTGGACGCAGCcttggtttttctttttctttttttttttggagggagCAGAGGTCCCCACGCCGCATCCCTCCTCATCTCGATAAGACTCTTTTGTAAAAGAGCgtcaggagggagaaaaaaagaatgaagaGGCAGTCTTGGGCGGGGGGGAACCTCACAGCAAAGACAGATGGGTATAAGCACCAACAGGATTGCAGACTTCTCAAGATTGTCTTCGGACAGTCGGTGGACAGAGGGACGCGAACGCTGACTTCAGACTCCCAAACCAAAcgcaagagggaaaaaagagggaaagttaTTTTTTGAAAGGACAACGTACCGCTTTTTAAGACGTCTTCCGTGGAATTTACAATGGATGGCTATTTTTTAATCGCACTGTTGATTCTGATAGTTAGatggatttaaaaaataaaagagaaaaaaaaaaagagatttttgtCAACTAACACCACCTAACCTAACTATAGGGAGTGCCTCTGAACCGAGTCGAGACTGGAGAGTGTGTACGCGCGTATGCACATATACTGTCGTcatatgtgtgtataaataCAAAATGTACCATATTCAGCGGTTCGCAAAGCAGGATCAGGCTGAACTGTAATAGCCCACGTTTTTCTtctacttttcttcttttgcttCCGCATCCGTCTGTGTGAAGTTCACATTTCACCTCGGACATGAAGAAACGAGCACTGGTCCTGCTTTGTGAAACATCATCCTAGTATTAACTAGATTTTGCTTATAGTCACTGTATAAACACGACGCGCCAGACTGAACATGTAACTACATAGAACTGTACATAATAgtagcaggaaaaaaaaatccgaaaatgttttttttttttgtctcttccttctgttttccatttgttgtGCAATATGCTTTTTCCtgatcactttttttttgttaggagCTTTCTACCTGATGGGTGAAAGCCTAAGAGCCAGACACGGTTTCACTGATCAGGATCTGAACTTGATCAGTATCAGACGTGATTCTTGGTAACTTTGTACCAAAACGGCCAAGATGAACTGTAGAGCTATGAAGAGTAAGAATTGAATTCAAGACTACGTTTCCatgtttcctctccttcactgtGTTAATACATAATCAATCCGActtgattaaatgaaaaatcccCTTATCGATGTGTCTGATCGATGGCtccttcatgtattttttttgatATGGTAGTTTTGTCGGCCAGTGTAGCTTTCCAGTCAGttctacattttatttttttattctcacACTGACACATTTCACTTGAACTGATGTGAGTACAGTTTTTGTCCGCTGTGACTGTAGCTCCGAAAACCACTTCAGCTGGCCCACAAGCGCATTGATAGATTCAGCTAATGCAAATGAGGGAATCTGAAGTGCTTTGTTCAAGCCAGTGGCCATAAACAGGGGATCAGTTCAGCATGGATCCGCTACAATGGACCATGTGTATAAGTGGCACAGTGGAAATGTACAATTAAATATTACATAttcttttaacttttatttttcgTTTGTCATGTTAATCTTGGTATTCAACAGTGTTTTGTTGATTCGGCGGGGAAACACCTCTGAACACATTTCATTTGTGTTGCTTTCTGCATTCGATTGTAAATTTGCAGGTGTTACACTACACATCACACGCTGCACATTGTTCTACATACAGCGCTTGGCTGTCAGACTACAGTAGGGACGCTGCACAAACTCAAACTTGTTTCTGTGATCAATTCAAAATGATTGTAAAATCCTGCATTTAAATTTGTGAATAAAATTTAATGTCTGCTTTTACAATTATACATGACTTTGAGTCCTGTCGGGCTATTCCGTGTGTATTTTATTGCAGAATACAAGCGTAGCCTGTCCATTACTTGTATTGAATTTATGAATACGTGGATCTGTCATTCTCTAGTGTGCTTCAGCACCTCTTAAAAACCTTTTAAGGGGATTCTCAGCAAAATGAATAGACTTTTCTAGGCAAGTTAACACAATAATAGAATCTGTGATTGGATTCTTTGATTATATGTTGCACTCTCACCACTTTCAGAGTGGTAATAGATATTTTTGTGCCTTTCCCAAGCCATGATCTCATGATATCCGTGCGCCTATACCCTCTTCTGGCCAGTCCCAACACTGAAAATGAGTAAGTTGTGCTGTTTTTGTCCCTTAAGGAAGTTGATAGCATTCAGTAAGGCAGCGTTTCTACTGCTGCGGTACATGGGCTTCCTGGAACAGCTTGACCAAACTGTGTGGAATGCATGGTGAAGCCCTCTTCTGTAATCCCAGCAGCAACACTTACAGTATGTGACTCTATTCCAGATGTTCAACTCTTAATCGACTAGTTGATTCCTAGCAGTTTTGGCTGACACCTAAAAAGGGAAtaacatgtttgtgtttgcatttacCCTGCGGAAGACTTttactcaaaaacaaaaatccacaGACTAAAAGGctgttttaaattaatttataaaaaaaaaaaagcatttaccCACTGAAGCAGAACGAACATCTAccactttgtttttcctcatggAACATAGAATACAATCTGAATAGACTTTTAGCctgaacagaataaaataattaaGCAAAGAGAGACTGCCAACTTCCAACACAAAAGGtaacaaacacagccaatgatgACAGGGAAAAACCGAAAGCAAATGaagaataaatgaaagaaaaaaataaaataagtaagaGGGTAAGTGCAGCACTGGTCAGAATCATATAGCATAGATTCAGTCTAAATTTTCTTCAGTTCCATATTCAGATATCTGCTCAAGTACATTGTCTCTAGATCCGTAACATGCAAGCTCGATGAAGCATATGGTCAAATACGCATGGGAATATACTTTTTTATCTCATAGGATATttgtaaaatatgaaaaaatctGTAGATGTACAGTGATAAAGAAATTTCATTTGCATTCGACtgagcagaaaagaaaagaaaaaaaaaaaaaagatccactCCATAGATAGTGTTTTCTTTAAGGAAAAGGAGACTACATTCATTTCACTGAACAAAGAGTCCACATACAAAAAAAGATCCCAAAATATCAGGTGATGTttaaatggtttttttttttaaagaccccACTTATAGCTTTAGTATCTTAATTATTACTAGATATCTGTGCCTTGGGAAAAAACGGAGAAACACTCAAAAAGATCCAAAGATACACATGTACAACGGAATACTGCATATCTACTCACGACTGGATTAGGTAGGTCAACATGGAGGCTAGCTGCCGAAGATGGGAATGtccacacgtacacacacttttttcccTTTGCGGAATACACTACGGTTGATGTcacgttttgtttttctttttctatccaACACACATTTGTAAGCGCTTTGTCTGTTAATGCTACCGGGGGGATGATGCCGTTGGCTCCGTTTCCCccttctttttttgggggggggagcGCGTTCGGAGCTGTCCAATCAGCAGGTGGGCCTCCTCCCCGCCGTCCCGGGCGTGCACCGGGGGGTTGGGGCGGCGCGGAGGATGTTAAGCTTGGCTACACGGCTAAGGTCTAAGAAGTCCTTTCTGATCTGGAAacctgtgtttttttaagtctctctctttttcttttttttttttctttttcttttttgttaaaACTGCTGTGAAGACTTTTCCTGTGCTTCTTTCTCTTCAGGTGCCGTCCGAGTCTCCGGCGTCGGGGTCATGGTTCGTCAGCAACTTTTCTTCTTTGATTTTCGTTTTTGCTTTTACATTTTGGTCTGTAGTTTTTGCATCATATTTCACGGTCTTTTTATAcctgggggtgggtgggggtatGAGGGGGTTGTCACACATTCTGTAGTCCATAGGCGTTTCCACATCTCTTCTCCTTTTGGCACCTTGGAGTAGATGATAaccggggggtggggggcgggagGGCAAGGTGGAGACCCGAGAGTGTATAAGGTGTGATAGTAGATTAGTTAGGCTCAATGAGTATGGGAGAGCGGGGGTCAGTGTCCAGAGCAGGGAGCTAGTTGTCGCCGACCTGTTCACTGACCCCTCCTTCTCCGGCTCTGTCCGtactgttgttgttggtgttgttgttgttgttcacgGCGGCTTCACCCTCCTCTTGCTCTGTTTTCACTCTCTTGGACTCGGGCTGCTCTTGCTGGTCTCCGTTCTGCCTCTTGGTGGGAAGGGACGCAGAGGCCGACGCGTGGGCCGCCAGGAGATGGAGGGGGTTCGCAACGGCtggtagagaaaaaaaagacaggattttttttaagcattGGGTGTTATGGCTACCTTGGCTCAGGTTAGAATTACTGACATTACTGTCCATGTAATGCTGTCTTCAGTTATCACAGCCTGAAAAAACAAGAGGTctctattggctgttccaaaatttagattaaaaacaagaggtgatTGGTTCTTTGCCATCATGGCTTCTAGACTTTGGATTGACCATAGGCAGCTcaatcagtatcatcttttaaatcacttctaaactcacttttatagacttgcttttatgtaatgatcttCTATGAATTGTCTTTGACCTCCGTTTTATGgtttacttttattattttgccttgctgttttatttcataCCTTTGCTTGCGATGCTTTTGCTGTCCATTTCATCAGTTTGGTTTTATTTCACTCCTTTGTAAGGCgctttttgtgtatttatataaATGATGACTAATATTTTTATTAGATAGATGTGGTAACTTGCAAAGGCTTGAAAACCTTCCAACTTTATCCAAAACCTCCTCATATCCTGAGTCAGtagttgctgtgtgtgtgtgtgtgtgtgtgtgtgtgtgtgtgtgtgtgtgtgtgtgtgtgtgtgtaaacctcaCCTGTGCTAGCAGCAGTACTGATGGGGACCAGATGAGTCCCATTTTGTGTGATGGTCTTTATTGGAAGCTGGTGCTGGCCGAGCGGGGCTTGCACGATGGTAACCGTTGTGAGGGGAGTAGCCTGTGAGGTCTGGATGATGCGACTAGCTCCGCCTATAGAAGCGGCTGTGATGCCTGGGACCTGCTCCACTTTCactacagagagggagagagagatatttgaaatgaaatgctcACATACGGTAAGAACATTACAGCTGGTgactatagaggctttgcagttgtgtcacacaTCTCGCAaccatggaggtccagtggagaattgacTGTGCacataatgtcaaaatatataacaaccaggctagaaaaagagagatacctgaaaaaaatgaaagagtggGTCTAGTAAGGTCTGACTCGTCTCAAAATTTAAGTGACGCAATTAAccgtcttgtctttagccctagtctcttcTCCAGAAGAAGCTGACTCTTTTCAAGCTACAACTTAGCTACAAGCTACAAACcattggtttttggctttgttagcaggctaactagccagcaagctaatttagcaaagcaaccgttgttaatgttaacaaaggactactactactagctgCATAACTTTAGCTACAGTGCAAATCAGACGTGTTAataagacagtgatggttaggaAACCAGATACTAGGTCTGGGTTAGGGTTCTCTGATGCATCatggttttattttgtctgagTCAGACTTGATTCTTCAAATCCTAGTGTTGCTACTTGAATGTAGGCTATTTTGCAGCAACAGAACAAGAGCGCATTGAATATTTAGCTTGTATCTTAGACTCTGCTCCTTTGGTGGCACTATACTCAGCTTTGATTAGCCTCTATGACCAAACCCGCTCTCTCCACTGGCTCTACAGTGATGCACAATGGCACAATGCTGTTTGGCGAACCAGCCCCAACAAGTCTCAAGGCAGATGTGTTGATGCATgtcacatttcaaaacaaaacagagagaaattaaCTCGATAAAAGTCGTTGATTAAACATGAATCAGGTCTAACCTTTGATCTCCTGGTGGTCTCCACCTCCGTTCTCCTGAGGTTCCGTGTTCACTGTAGCGGGCTGTCCGGCaacggttgccatggtgaccgCTGGGATCTGATGGACGACGTGCACCGTCTGCATGACGGGGGCGGAGCTAACTGCGGTTGTTACCATGGCTGGCGTTGCCATGGCGTAGGTCACAGGCTTCATGGTCGTCTGAGGCATCTGGCGCTGCACGGCAATCAATACTGGCTGGCTGTTCAATGGTGAGCCTATCAGAGATGAGAGTTAAAGTATTCACTacactgaaaaaggaaaaatccaccctgaaaacGGAACATGTTATATTTATGATCTTAGATGGTTCAATTAATACAAGGCCATTACAAATCATTAGCAATTCCCCCAAAGCTGGAGTCCAGAGAACCGAACCTCTGTTATGTCTTCAAGAGACTATATGGGAGCAACATAACAtcccatacatacatatatgccAATATGTGCTGTCTGTTAAATGCCTCCGATCAAAACTTAAAGCATGTTTGTTATAAACTGCAGATGTGCTGTAGATTTGCTTTACCAGGGGAACTCTGTGCAAAGCGGGCCTCTTGGATGACAGCGAGTTTGGGCTGGACTGTAGCGGTTGGGGTGGGGGCTGGCGGCGGGGTGGGCTCTGGCTCCATGGGGACTGGGGAGCCCTCTCTGGACAGGCTGTCTGGTGTCTGGACCCCACTGGAGTGGGCAGACAGTGCCCCTGTGTGGTTGGGAGAGGCTGGAGCACTCCTGggacaggggaaagaaatggagtTAACTGCCATGCTGCCCTACAAAACCAAAGAGCAGTAGTGAGCCTGAGAAAACTGGCTTCAAAAGCAAGACAAAAGCACTGCTGGTACAGAGGTGTGGGTATACATTTTACTGATATGAAGTCTACACCCTGGTCATGATCTGGATCTGAGCTTTACCTGGAGGACAGAGGTCCCAGGGGGGTCCTGAAGCAGGGCACCCCCCTCGGCCTGCGCTTCCTGAAGGCCTGCTCTATCAGCTTGCCCTCGGAGGACGGGTCGATCCTCCAGAACGAGCCTTTCCCCGGCTCCTCCTGGGACCGGGCCACTTTGATGAAGTACCGGTTCAGGGACAGGTTGTGGCGGATCGAGTTctaaaaacaccaacaaaatggaaacacaggaagagaggaatCAGAAGATGTGCCAGTGTTTGATATGGTGGAGTATTATAATAGGTGTACTCTAAAATATAGATACTAGTATGTCCAGataatacattttcagtgttttttagcACACAATGTCTTCTGCTTCATGTGCTGTGCTTCTGTGCCTGTCAAAATAGTAAAATCACTCTACTTCTGTGCAAGCAAGCCACAAAGAGCAATCAATCAACACTGCAAGAATATTTTTCAGTGTGTAAATAAAGTCAAAACTGAGCCTTAGCTCACAATGAGAGTTTATAATGTGCAGCAGCGAGTTCAGCTCATCTTCTTAGCTTTGTTTCTCAGCTTGCCTTTTTGAACGaggcttttacatttacagtgaCATACATGCCTGGTCTGACAAATAATCCTAAATGTGAATGACAGGTATTGGTCTGATACATAATGAAATATCGACTTGCAGTTTTCCAAACCTTTCTACCAAAGCTGCCATTTGACTGAAATGTCCTGTCAAAATAAGGTGAATGATGATCATCTATTCAGCACATGTAAATACTAGGCTAGCTGTAGCTGTTACAGGTGCACTTCCCATCATAAGCTATTCTGGCAATCATTGATGAGCTGAGACAATGTGATTGATCTTAAGGTATCCATTACTTGTTAGAAATGAATTGCACCAGCAGAGAAAAAGCCAGGCATGCAGTAGGCCTAGAAAAGCTACATGCAGGTGATAGTGCAAGTCACTGACAAAGCCTCAAGAGAGTGGCACCAAACTGTGAAGACACTGACCTGCCAGCCTTTATCTGCTGTCCTGTAGTAGGGGTAGTTCTTGGTGATGTGAGTGTATATGCCGTTCAGCGTTAGCTGTTTATCTGGGGCCATGGTGATGGCTTGGACTATTAGCTGTGCATACGAATACGGTGGTTTGGAGTCATCCTGTGGGAAATGGAAGAAAAAGacatatttaattcatgcgcTTTTGGGAAGAAATTGGTTTTGTTAATGAAATGTTCACCAGGCAAgctgactcactcactctctctctctctctctctctctctctctctctcacacacacttaaagttCAACAAGGTTCTGTACTCCAAAGTCTATGTTTTTGTGAGCGTTGGGCAATTTTTAGACTTCAATGAGTAACCAAGGATGTTCACAGTGCTCAGATACCATATTAAGAATAGAACTACATCAAGACTAATCCTGGGTTGAATCTATTAAGTCTCCTGCCTTgatcatgccccccccccccccccccaggtttGGATATCCTCCTTAaatccattttaaaaatcaagaAAATACACAAGCAATATTCATCCTGATTTTGCTAAGTTCTGCTTCTCTGCCCCACTCTCACCTTTGGGCTGTCTTCACCTGAGGCCTCCTTGTCGTTTTCTGATTGGGAGTTGTCCCCTataaggtcagaggtcagaacaCGGCCCATCCTGTAGCTGGAGAGTCCCGCCCCCCGTGGACTTGATGGACAGGAGTTTGCCGCACTGTGTGTGAGATAAACAACCATCTGTGAGGGTTGCGTTCTGTACAGTGAAGGATCAAGTAAATAAACAAGGCAATTATAGAACTCGGGAAACAGTATCTGCCCCGGTCTCACCTGATGGTGCCAGTAGGTGAAGGCAGGGGGCTCATGAGGTGGGCGATGTTGTCAGGAATGTTGATGGTCAGTGGTGAAATCTGGGGCTGGACGGGCTTGACCGGCGATTCCGGCACGTTCCTACGCTCCTTCTTGTCATTGGACAGGGCTGTGAACGTGATCTTTATACTTGTGCTGGGGAACCGGAAACAACACCTAAGAAGGGAGGACAAgcacaaatacaaaatgtgttAGTGAACCAAGCCCATAGGGTATATGGTTAACTTTTGACGTTGATGCATTTCCATTTAAAATCAGTGTtcagatttgtttacatttgcatgCATACTCCTACAAACGGCAGTTAAGTGATACTGTACATAATGGGTTGAATCAGTGAGAACCACACTGCATTCGTATTACAAATATCactgcagagaggaaaacacaagCTGTTTTGCTTCTATACCCTCTTGCCCCGCAACAAGCAGGCCAAGGTCTAATTGAAGCCAAGTGAGGTGCATTGAGGTTCAGCTGTACAGGGTTTAAATATGGATGCCCACCATGACCATTATGTAACCATGTCTAATTTATTATTAATGGGGTATATTTGGACCAGTTTGCTGACAGGCGCATTCAATGCCTAAATTGAATTACTAGCACTGCTTGGTGGCAAATCTGATTGAAAATACTCAAAGTACCCAAAGTACATGACTGGCacattggtaaaaaaaaatgtcaaataagATACTGCAGGTTAATACATTGAATTCAGACTGCTTTATCTGAGCTCTAAGATGTTACAGCGGAGAGAAATAAAATACTGGCTAAAACTGACAAACAAGCAGGGCAGTGTAAACATACCGACGGGGAACATGAGGCCAAGTTGACATTGAGCCAGCGCAAATGATCTACTgcactaacgttagcttcctAGCTGCCGCAACAGCATGCCATGAGTAAATTTGTGTAGTACCA
Protein-coding regions in this window:
- the foxk2a gene encoding forkhead box protein K2 — protein: MAVVSGMSGSAVARLEGREFEYLMKKRSVTIGRNSSQGSVDVSMGHSSFISRRHLEIFTAGEDGTGSGDFYLRCLGKNGVFVDGVFQRRGAPPLQLPRMCCFRFPSTSIKITFTALSNDKKERRNVPESPVKPVQPQISPLTINIPDNIAHLMSPLPSPTGTISAANSCPSSPRGAGLSSYRMGRVLTSDLIGDNSQSENDKEASGEDSPKDDSKPPYSYAQLIVQAITMAPDKQLTLNGIYTHITKNYPYYRTADKGWQNSIRHNLSLNRYFIKVARSQEEPGKGSFWRIDPSSEGKLIEQAFRKRRPRGVPCFRTPLGPLSSRSAPASPNHTGALSAHSSGVQTPDSLSREGSPVPMEPEPTPPPAPTPTATVQPKLAVIQEARFAQSSPGSPLNSQPVLIAVQRQMPQTTMKPVTYAMATPAMVTTAVSSAPVMQTVHVVHQIPAVTMATVAGQPATVNTEPQENGGGDHQEIKVKVEQVPGITAASIGGASRIIQTSQATPLTTVTIVQAPLGQHQLPIKTITQNGTHLVPISTAASTAVANPLHLLAAHASASASLPTKRQNGDQQEQPESKRVKTEQEEGEAAVNNNNNTNNNSTDRAGEGGVSEQVGDN